The following are encoded in a window of Geothermobacter ehrlichii genomic DNA:
- the grpE gene encoding nucleotide exchange factor GrpE encodes MARKKKNQDKTETPVEEVQAAPAAGEPPAGQQAAAAADDRAPSDMERLQDELTAAKDEARKNWDLYLRSQADMENFRKRMQREKQEMARFANEGLLRELLPVMDNLQRAVDHAREEQAEATALLEGVEMTLSQFARTLEKFGVTPVEAIGKPFDPSCHEAMGQVVSEEVPPNTVAQELQKGYRLHDRLLRPALVMVSKAPETGASVEAEAATGAGEESETDDN; translated from the coding sequence GTGGCAAGAAAGAAGAAGAACCAGGATAAAACCGAAACGCCGGTCGAGGAGGTCCAGGCGGCGCCGGCCGCCGGCGAGCCCCCGGCCGGACAGCAGGCCGCAGCGGCGGCCGACGACAGGGCGCCGTCCGACATGGAGCGCCTGCAGGACGAGTTGACGGCGGCGAAGGACGAGGCCCGCAAGAACTGGGACCTCTATCTGCGCAGCCAGGCGGACATGGAGAATTTCCGCAAGCGCATGCAGCGGGAAAAGCAGGAGATGGCCAGGTTCGCCAACGAAGGGCTGCTGCGCGAGTTGCTGCCGGTAATGGACAATCTGCAGCGGGCTGTCGATCATGCCCGGGAGGAACAGGCCGAGGCCACGGCGCTGCTGGAGGGGGTGGAGATGACCCTCAGCCAGTTCGCCCGCACGCTGGAAAAGTTCGGCGTCACTCCCGTCGAGGCGATCGGCAAGCCCTTCGATCCGAGCTGTCACGAAGCCATGGGACAGGTCGTGTCGGAGGAAGTTCCTCCGAACACGGTTGCCCAGGAACTGCAGAAGGGATATCGCCTCCATGACCGCCTGTTGCGCCCCGCCCTGGTCATGGTCAGCAAGGCTCCGGAGACAGGCGCGTCCGTCGAGGCGGAGGCTGCGACCGGGGCCGGGGAAGAAAGCGAAACGGACGACAACTGA
- the dnaK gene encoding molecular chaperone DnaK, with protein sequence MGKVIGIDLGTTNSCVAVMEGGEPTVIANAEGARTTPSMVAFTESGERLVGQQAKRQAVTNPENTLFAIKRLIGRKFDSEAVQKDIEISPFKIIKADNGDAWVEVRGKKYSPPEISAMVLQKMKQTAEDYLGEEVTEAVITVPAYFNDSQRQATKDAGKIAGLNVLRIINEPTAAALAYGLDKKEELKIAVFDLGGGTFDISILELGDGVFEVKSTNGDTFLGGEDFDQRIIDYVADEFKKDQGIDLRGDKMALQRLKEAAEKAKCELSSSMETDINLPFITADQSGPKHLNIRLTRSKLEAICADLLDRLVEPCKTALKDAGLSASEIDEVILVGGMTRMPAVQEKVKEIFGKNPSKGVNPDEVVAIGAAIQGGVLKGDVKDVLLLDVTPLSLGIETLGGVMTKLIEKNTTIPCKKSQIFSTAADNQPAVSVHVLQGEREMAADNKTIGRFELVGIPPAPRGVPQIEVTFDIDANGILHVSAKDLGTGKEQSIRITASSGLSEEEIERMVKDAEAHAAEDKKKRELIEARNQADGLVYTTEKALSEHGDKVDADTKGAIETALEELKKAMESDDADAIRQKTEALAQASHKLAEFMYKQAQEGGEGAAGSAEKKDDDVVDAEFEDVDDKK encoded by the coding sequence ATGGGAAAAGTCATAGGAATCGATCTCGGGACCACCAACTCCTGCGTCGCGGTCATGGAGGGTGGTGAGCCGACGGTTATCGCCAATGCCGAAGGAGCACGGACCACGCCGTCGATGGTCGCCTTTACCGAAAGCGGCGAACGTCTGGTCGGCCAGCAGGCCAAGCGCCAGGCGGTGACCAACCCGGAAAACACCCTGTTCGCCATCAAGCGCCTGATCGGCCGCAAGTTCGATTCGGAGGCGGTGCAGAAGGATATCGAAATCAGCCCGTTCAAGATCATCAAGGCCGACAACGGCGACGCCTGGGTCGAAGTACGCGGCAAGAAGTACAGCCCGCCGGAGATTTCGGCCATGGTGCTGCAGAAGATGAAGCAGACCGCCGAAGACTACCTCGGCGAGGAAGTGACCGAGGCGGTCATCACCGTGCCGGCCTACTTCAACGACTCCCAGCGGCAGGCGACCAAGGACGCCGGCAAGATCGCCGGCCTGAACGTGCTGCGCATCATCAACGAGCCGACGGCCGCCGCGCTGGCCTACGGACTCGACAAGAAGGAAGAGCTGAAGATCGCCGTCTTTGACCTTGGCGGCGGCACCTTCGACATCTCCATCCTCGAGCTGGGCGACGGGGTGTTCGAGGTCAAGTCGACCAACGGCGACACCTTTCTCGGCGGCGAGGATTTCGACCAGCGGATCATCGACTACGTCGCCGACGAGTTCAAGAAGGACCAGGGGATCGACCTGCGCGGCGACAAGATGGCCCTGCAGCGGCTGAAGGAGGCGGCGGAAAAGGCCAAGTGCGAGCTGTCCAGCTCCATGGAGACCGACATCAACCTGCCCTTCATCACCGCCGACCAGAGCGGCCCCAAGCATCTGAACATCAGGCTGACCCGCTCCAAGCTGGAGGCGATCTGCGCCGATTTGCTCGACAGACTGGTCGAGCCCTGCAAGACGGCGCTGAAGGACGCCGGCCTGTCGGCATCGGAAATCGACGAGGTGATCCTGGTCGGCGGCATGACCCGGATGCCGGCGGTGCAGGAGAAGGTGAAGGAAATCTTCGGCAAGAACCCGTCCAAGGGCGTCAACCCGGACGAGGTGGTGGCCATCGGTGCCGCCATCCAGGGCGGGGTGCTCAAGGGGGATGTCAAGGACGTGCTGTTGCTCGACGTCACGCCGCTCTCCCTCGGCATCGAGACCCTCGGCGGCGTGATGACCAAGCTGATCGAGAAGAACACCACCATCCCCTGCAAGAAGAGCCAGATTTTCTCCACCGCCGCCGACAACCAGCCGGCCGTTTCGGTGCACGTGCTGCAGGGCGAGCGGGAGATGGCGGCCGACAACAAGACCATCGGCCGTTTCGAGCTGGTCGGCATTCCGCCGGCGCCGCGCGGCGTGCCGCAGATCGAGGTCACTTTCGACATCGACGCCAACGGCATCCTGCACGTCAGCGCCAAGGATCTCGGCACCGGCAAGGAGCAGTCGATCCGCATCACGGCCTCGAGCGGCTTGTCCGAGGAAGAGATCGAGCGCATGGTCAAGGACGCCGAGGCCCACGCCGCCGAGGACAAGAAGAAGCGTGAGCTGATCGAGGCCCGCAACCAGGCCGACGGCCTGGTCTACACCACCGAAAAGGCCCTGTCGGAGCATGGCGACAAGGTCGACGCCGACACCAAGGGGGCCATCGAAACCGCCCTCGAGGAGCTGAAGAAGGCGATGGAGAGCGATGACGCAGACGCCATCCGGCAGAAGACCGAGGCGTTGGCGCAGGCCTCCCACAAACTGGCCGAATTCATGTACAAGCAGGCCCAGGAGGGAGGCGAAGGAGCTGCCGGCTCCGCGGAGAAGAAGGACGACGATGTCGTCGATGCCGAATTCGAGGACGTCGACGACAAGAAATAA
- the dnaJ gene encoding molecular chaperone DnaJ → MAKRDYYEILGVNRNASEAEIKKAYRRLAVKYHPDKNPDDRNAEEKFKEISEAYAVLSDAQKRANYDQFGHAGVEGMGGFSSGGFSGSPFEDIFSDIFGDIFGGGHSRRGARGRRGDDLRYNLTISFEEAAFGLETKVQIPRHQNCDACAGSGARAGTAPRTCPTCRGAGQVRYQQGFFSLTRPCPDCEGEGRVIDDPCPQCRGTGRVRGKKTISLKIPAGVETGNRLKLTGEGEPGIGGGPPGDLYVVITVEEHPLFQREGNDVICELPISFPQAALGHEFEVPTLDGKVKLKVPPGTQTGKVFKLPGKGIPVLQGYGRGDQLVVVRVETPTRLTPRQRELLEEFAREGGEDIHPLGKSFFDKVKELFG, encoded by the coding sequence TTGGCCAAAAGAGACTATTACGAAATACTCGGAGTCAACCGCAATGCCAGCGAGGCCGAGATCAAGAAGGCCTACCGGCGGTTGGCCGTCAAGTATCACCCCGACAAGAATCCCGACGACAGGAACGCCGAAGAGAAGTTCAAGGAGATCTCGGAGGCCTACGCCGTGCTGTCCGACGCCCAGAAGCGGGCCAACTATGACCAGTTCGGCCACGCCGGCGTCGAAGGGATGGGCGGCTTTTCGTCCGGCGGCTTCTCCGGCAGCCCCTTCGAGGACATCTTCAGCGACATATTCGGCGACATATTCGGCGGCGGTCATTCGCGGCGTGGCGCTCGCGGCCGGCGCGGCGACGATCTGCGCTACAACCTGACCATCTCCTTCGAGGAAGCGGCCTTCGGCCTCGAGACCAAGGTGCAGATTCCCCGGCACCAGAACTGCGACGCCTGCGCCGGCAGCGGCGCCCGGGCGGGGACGGCGCCGCGGACCTGTCCCACCTGTCGCGGTGCCGGCCAGGTCCGCTACCAGCAGGGCTTCTTCTCCCTGACCCGGCCCTGTCCCGACTGCGAAGGGGAGGGGCGGGTGATCGACGATCCCTGCCCCCAGTGCCGGGGAACCGGACGGGTGCGCGGCAAGAAGACCATTTCTCTCAAGATTCCCGCCGGCGTCGAAACCGGCAACCGGCTCAAGCTCACCGGCGAGGGCGAGCCCGGTATCGGCGGCGGCCCGCCGGGCGACCTCTACGTGGTCATCACCGTCGAGGAGCATCCCCTCTTCCAGCGCGAGGGCAACGACGTCATCTGCGAACTTCCCATCTCCTTCCCCCAGGCGGCGCTGGGGCACGAGTTCGAAGTGCCCACCCTCGACGGCAAGGTGAAGCTGAAGGTTCCGCCCGGAACCCAGACCGGCAAGGTTTTCAAGCTGCCGGGCAAGGGGATTCCGGTGCTGCAGGGCTACGGCCGGGGCGACCAGCTGGTGGTGGTGCGGGTCGAGACACCGACCAGGCTGACGCCGCGCCAGCGGGAGCTGCTGGAGGAATTCGCCCGCGAGGGAGGGGAAGATATTCATCCCCTCGGCAAGAGTTTTTTTGATAAAGTGAAGGAACTTTTCGGCTGA
- a CDS encoding ABC transporter substrate-binding protein, with product MSRPQTDRELFQDGLKAWEEGRQDEALQRLRGFVIRYPDSVYAPQAALLLARIFYLNDSFDEARLYFDRAAQRAGTPEFELMQGALAVADGRTAEGLGRLRTLAADDLAPRDRFLRARALARGLTDSGRALEGLLALHQVLNRGDDLPAIDRRALEGQAYDILQQLDDAVLGEAAFMFRGTALGQSARLLQARRLYAAGRSDEAQQQVRSLIADPVPFAYRRDAVLLLDRLTGKPWLQRAVGVMLPLSGRYATFGELVRRGMELAREVYGRDAVRFIYTDIAGKDVSLEVDRLANEERVMALAGPITGGRAMEAARQAQYQQVPILSLAQREGIPELGDYVFRDSLTSRLQARTLARYAVQERGWTAFGILRPQSRLGEEFARVFSEEVAALGGLVIDEEAYSPDATDFRRQIRLLMGEDPEAPDDPGPLSEEEQLEDLFVPDFPPVDFDALFIPDYADKVELIAPQLPFYGIEGVPLLGINGWNDPDLLRHAGRYVEGAIFPDGFFRYSSYPFVQDFVRRYFERYGEEPSILEAQGFDVAGILLSIFDRPDIRTREDVRLALSQLRNYPGVTGATSFDFNGEADKLLFLLQIQKSRIVQIN from the coding sequence GTGAGTCGACCGCAGACCGACCGGGAACTGTTCCAGGACGGGCTGAAGGCCTGGGAAGAGGGGCGGCAGGACGAGGCGCTGCAGCGGCTGCGGGGTTTCGTCATCCGCTATCCCGATTCGGTCTATGCCCCCCAGGCCGCCCTGTTGCTGGCCCGCATCTTCTATCTGAACGACAGCTTCGATGAGGCGCGTCTCTATTTCGACCGGGCCGCACAGCGGGCCGGTACGCCCGAATTCGAGCTGATGCAGGGAGCCCTGGCGGTGGCCGATGGTCGTACCGCCGAAGGACTCGGCCGCCTGCGGACCCTGGCGGCGGACGATCTCGCCCCGCGCGACCGTTTCCTGCGCGCCCGGGCTTTGGCACGAGGACTGACGGACAGCGGCCGGGCGCTGGAAGGCCTGCTGGCGTTGCACCAGGTTCTGAACCGGGGAGATGACCTGCCCGCCATCGATCGTCGGGCGCTCGAGGGACAGGCTTACGACATCCTCCAGCAGCTGGACGACGCCGTTCTGGGCGAGGCGGCCTTCATGTTCCGGGGGACGGCCCTCGGCCAGAGCGCCCGCCTGCTGCAGGCCCGGCGGCTCTACGCCGCAGGCAGAAGCGACGAGGCTCAGCAGCAGGTTCGCAGCCTGATCGCCGATCCGGTGCCCTTCGCCTACCGGCGGGACGCGGTGCTGCTGCTCGACCGGCTGACCGGCAAACCGTGGCTGCAGCGGGCCGTCGGGGTCATGCTGCCGCTGTCGGGACGCTACGCCACCTTCGGCGAGCTGGTCCGGCGGGGCATGGAGCTGGCGCGGGAGGTCTACGGCCGCGACGCGGTCCGCTTCATCTACACCGACATCGCCGGCAAGGACGTGTCGCTCGAGGTCGACCGGCTGGCGAACGAGGAGCGGGTGATGGCCCTGGCCGGCCCGATCACCGGCGGCAGGGCGATGGAAGCGGCCCGCCAGGCCCAGTACCAGCAGGTGCCGATCCTCTCCCTGGCGCAAAGGGAGGGGATTCCGGAGCTGGGCGACTACGTCTTTCGCGACTCGCTGACCAGCCGGCTGCAGGCCCGCACCCTGGCCCGCTACGCGGTGCAGGAGCGGGGCTGGACTGCGTTCGGCATTCTCCGTCCCCAGAGCCGTCTCGGCGAGGAGTTCGCCCGGGTTTTCTCCGAGGAGGTCGCCGCCCTGGGCGGGCTGGTGATCGACGAAGAGGCCTATTCCCCCGACGCCACCGATTTTCGCCGGCAGATCCGGCTGCTGATGGGCGAAGATCCGGAGGCGCCGGACGATCCCGGGCCGTTGAGCGAGGAGGAGCAGCTCGAGGATCTCTTCGTTCCGGATTTTCCGCCGGTCGATTTTGACGCGCTGTTCATTCCCGACTACGCCGACAAGGTCGAACTGATCGCGCCGCAGCTTCCCTTCTACGGCATCGAGGGCGTGCCGCTGCTCGGCATCAACGGCTGGAACGATCCCGACCTGCTGCGGCACGCCGGGCGCTATGTCGAGGGCGCGATCTTTCCCGACGGGTTCTTCCGCTACAGTTCCTATCCCTTCGTGCAGGATTTCGTCCGCCGCTACTTTGAGCGCTATGGCGAGGAACCGTCGATCCTTGAGGCGCAGGGCTTCGATGTCGCCGGCATTCTGCTCTCGATCTTCGACCGGCCCGACATCCGGACCCGCGAGGATGTCCGCCTGGCCCTCAGCCAGCTGCGCAACTACCCCGGCGTCACCGGCGCCACCAGCTTCGACTTCAACGGCGAAGCCGACAAGCTCCTCTTTCTGCTGCAGATCCAGAAGAGCCGGATCGTCCAGATCAACTAG
- a CDS encoding carboxypeptidase-like regulatory domain-containing protein yields the protein MFFGGLPFRLLPVLLLLLSACAPTTGGQGVEYRPADWTGTRGRVVDRQGRPAAGAWVYAYRSDRGGLRGPADYAARVAADGRYELDLPAGRFWLVARLRRAGAGDSGPPRRGDAWAPWPRNPLQVRPGRVAVADFVLMPVVQPNILRQGSLVSGDTGFAGRLIDERGRPVAGAFALAYRGRDMHRMPDFTSPPAADDGRFRLFVDGPGVWCLAARQGTRGQPRQGELYGLLAPGEAGCLQVDAGEIREVGDIVLRPFRQSY from the coding sequence ATGTTTTTCGGGGGCCTTCCATTCCGCCTGCTGCCTGTCCTTCTCCTGCTGCTGTCCGCCTGTGCGCCCACGACCGGCGGGCAGGGGGTGGAGTATCGGCCGGCGGACTGGACCGGGACCCGGGGGCGGGTGGTCGACCGGCAGGGCCGGCCGGCGGCCGGAGCCTGGGTCTATGCCTACCGCAGTGACCGCGGCGGTCTGCGTGGACCGGCCGATTACGCTGCCCGGGTCGCTGCCGACGGCCGTTACGAACTCGATCTTCCGGCCGGGCGCTTCTGGCTGGTGGCGCGGCTGCGGCGGGCCGGCGCCGGCGACAGTGGGCCGCCGCGCCGCGGCGACGCCTGGGCACCCTGGCCGCGCAATCCGCTTCAGGTTCGTCCGGGGCGGGTCGCTGTCGCCGATTTCGTGCTGATGCCGGTCGTGCAGCCGAACATTCTGCGTCAGGGGAGTCTGGTCAGCGGCGACACCGGATTTGCCGGCCGGCTGATCGATGAGCGGGGCCGACCGGTCGCCGGCGCCTTCGCCCTGGCCTATCGCGGCCGGGACATGCACCGCATGCCCGATTTCACCTCGCCGCCGGCGGCCGATGACGGCCGCTTCCGGCTCTTTGTCGACGGGCCGGGCGTCTGGTGTCTGGCGGCGCGCCAGGGAACCCGCGGCCAGCCCCGGCAGGGAGAACTCTATGGTCTGCTGGCGCCGGGGGAGGCGGGCTGTCTGCAGGTCGATGCCGGCGAGATCCGCGAAGTCGGCGACATCGTGCTGCGCCCCTTCCGCCAGTCCTACTGA
- a CDS encoding putative 2-dehydropantoate 2-reductase produces the protein MGEHPVIGVVGAGALGLYYGAMLQRSGLEVRFLLRRDFEAVRRKGLWVHSSVHDSFHLAGVRAFADSRAMGPVDLVLVGLKTFANHLLPELVRPLLKPETAILTLQNGLGNEELLADAFGAERVLGGVAYLCSNRGEPGHVHHLGEGRIRLGEMTGAAGGRTRRLAELFDRAGIPCEAVDDLGRIRWEKLVWNIPFNGLCALTGRDVTELLAHSPSARLVEAMMQEVVAAANRQPLRQPIDGDAFIARMLAMTARMDHYRPSMMIDRSEGRPLELDAIYAVPLRRAERVGSPMPRVAMLYSLLDLGEAGGEGQ, from the coding sequence ATGGGCGAGCATCCCGTGATCGGTGTGGTCGGCGCCGGCGCCCTCGGCCTCTATTACGGCGCCATGCTGCAGCGCAGCGGCCTCGAGGTCCGCTTCCTGCTGCGCCGCGACTTCGAGGCCGTTCGCCGGAAAGGACTGTGGGTGCACTCGTCGGTACACGACAGCTTTCATCTTGCCGGGGTGCGCGCCTTTGCCGACAGTCGGGCGATGGGGCCGGTCGACCTGGTCCTGGTCGGCCTGAAGACTTTCGCCAATCACCTGCTGCCCGAGCTGGTCCGCCCCCTGCTCAAACCCGAGACCGCCATCCTCACCCTGCAGAACGGCCTCGGCAACGAAGAGCTGCTGGCCGATGCCTTCGGTGCCGAACGGGTGCTGGGCGGCGTCGCCTACCTCTGCTCCAACCGCGGCGAGCCGGGGCACGTTCACCATCTCGGCGAGGGGCGCATCCGCCTCGGCGAGATGACCGGCGCTGCCGGCGGCCGGACGCGGCGGCTCGCCGAGCTGTTCGACCGGGCCGGCATTCCCTGCGAGGCGGTCGACGATCTGGGCCGAATCCGCTGGGAAAAACTGGTCTGGAACATCCCCTTCAACGGCCTGTGCGCCCTGACCGGCAGGGATGTCACCGAGCTGCTGGCGCATTCGCCCAGCGCCCGGCTGGTGGAAGCGATGATGCAGGAAGTGGTAGCGGCGGCCAACCGTCAACCGTTGCGCCAGCCGATCGACGGCGACGCCTTCATCGCCCGGATGCTGGCGATGACTGCACGGATGGATCACTACCGCCCCAGCATGATGATCGACCGCAGCGAAGGCCGGCCGCTCGAGCTGGACGCCATCTACGCCGTCCCCCTGCGCCGGGCGGAACGGGTCGGCAGCCCGATGCCCCGGGTGGCAATGCTCTACAGCCTGCTCGATCTGGGCGAAGCCGGCGGCGAAGGTCAGTAG
- a CDS encoding tetratricopeptide repeat protein, translating into MPRLLLYTLLLSLCLARPVFAATADDQLGFADRLFSEEDYYRAVTEYKRFLYHFPDHPEAPGALLRMARAYLAGERFEEADRTLEQLAASFPDSPEAVRGALLYAEAAFRRHDYLRARQRYRQAARTYPRLRQQADYRIAWCLIEEEKYADARQLLAPLPGTQATALAAGIDRLQSLPLKSPATAGVLSALLPGAGQVYTGRYRDGAIALALNAAFIFAAVEAFDNDSPVLGGILTFIELGWYGGNIYNAVNNAHKGNRRRLEEERTSLRRRYGLDLEAGPNLGMIRLRWRF; encoded by the coding sequence ATGCCGCGTCTGCTGCTCTACACCCTGCTGCTGAGCCTGTGTCTCGCCCGTCCCGTCTTCGCCGCAACCGCCGACGATCAGCTCGGCTTTGCCGATCGGCTCTTTTCCGAAGAGGACTACTACCGGGCCGTCACCGAGTACAAGCGCTTTCTCTACCACTTTCCGGACCATCCGGAAGCTCCCGGCGCCCTGCTGCGCATGGCGCGGGCCTACCTGGCCGGCGAACGCTTCGAAGAAGCCGACAGAACGCTCGAGCAGCTGGCGGCCTCCTTTCCCGACAGCCCCGAGGCCGTCCGCGGCGCCCTGCTCTACGCCGAAGCGGCCTTTCGCCGCCACGACTATCTGCGCGCCCGGCAGCGCTACCGCCAGGCGGCGCGAACCTATCCCCGGCTGCGGCAGCAGGCCGACTACCGGATCGCCTGGTGCCTGATCGAGGAGGAAAAGTACGCTGACGCCCGTCAGCTGCTGGCCCCGCTGCCGGGAACCCAGGCCACCGCCCTGGCCGCCGGCATCGACCGGCTGCAGAGCCTCCCCCTGAAGTCCCCCGCCACCGCCGGCGTCCTGTCGGCGCTGCTGCCGGGCGCGGGGCAGGTCTATACCGGCCGCTACCGGGACGGCGCCATCGCCCTGGCGCTCAACGCCGCCTTCATCTTCGCTGCCGTCGAGGCCTTCGACAACGACAGCCCGGTGCTGGGCGGCATTCTGACCTTCATCGAACTCGGCTGGTACGGCGGCAACATCTACAACGCCGTCAACAACGCCCACAAGGGCAACCGCCGCCGGCTGGAAGAGGAACGGACATCCCTGCGCCGACGCTACGGCCTGGACCTGGAAGCGGGCCCGAATCTCGGCATGATCCGGCTGCGCTGGAGGTTCTGA
- a CDS encoding CarD family transcriptional regulator yields MRNSEKTFKVGDRAVYPAQGVGVIEAIESREFAGIESEFYVLRIVDTDMTIMVPVGNVEQVGLRRLISKRQVARVYQVLENKPENGVGAIASWSRRQREYNEKIKSGDPLEVAEVLRELYLIKEDKELSYGEKKVLELARKLLISEIALAEGKDEEKVAQRVENMLLN; encoded by the coding sequence ATGCGAAATTCAGAGAAGACGTTCAAGGTCGGTGATCGGGCAGTCTATCCGGCACAGGGGGTAGGTGTCATCGAGGCCATCGAGTCGCGGGAGTTCGCCGGTATCGAGAGCGAATTCTATGTATTGCGCATTGTCGACACCGATATGACCATCATGGTACCGGTAGGCAATGTCGAACAGGTGGGGTTGCGTCGCCTGATCAGCAAGCGGCAGGTGGCCCGTGTCTACCAGGTGCTGGAGAACAAGCCGGAAAACGGTGTCGGCGCCATCGCCTCCTGGAGCCGGAGACAGCGGGAGTACAACGAGAAGATCAAGTCGGGCGATCCGCTGGAGGTGGCCGAGGTGCTGCGCGAGCTCTACCTGATCAAGGAAGACAAGGAGCTCTCCTACGGCGAGAAAAAGGTGCTGGAACTGGCCCGCAAGCTGCTGATTTCGGAGATCGCCCTGGCCGAGGGCAAGGACGAGGAGAAGGTGGCCCAGCGGGTCGAGAACATGCTCCTGAACTGA
- the ispD gene encoding 2-C-methyl-D-erythritol 4-phosphate cytidylyltransferase, whose amino-acid sequence MAVWVVIPAAGMGRRMGSETSKQFLQLGGRPILAHTLDLFERHSAIDHLVLVVPAREQELCRQQVVGPGGYRKLRAMVDGGVERQDSVRLGLRACLAADDDLVLIHDGVRPLFDAALIEPLLAAARETGGAIVGVPVKDTVKVVEDSLIAGTPRRDRLWLAQTPQAFPFAVIREAHERALADGHVGTDDASLVERLGRPVAVVRGDYRNIKITTPEDLILAEALLAAQEVDR is encoded by the coding sequence ATGGCCGTATGGGTCGTCATACCGGCTGCCGGCATGGGTCGGCGCATGGGCAGCGAAACCAGCAAGCAGTTTCTGCAACTGGGAGGACGGCCGATTCTGGCCCATACCCTCGATCTGTTCGAGCGGCATTCGGCGATCGACCACCTGGTGTTGGTGGTGCCGGCCCGTGAACAGGAACTCTGCCGGCAGCAGGTCGTCGGGCCCGGCGGCTACCGCAAGCTGCGGGCCATGGTCGACGGCGGCGTCGAGCGCCAGGATTCGGTGCGTCTGGGACTGCGGGCCTGTCTTGCTGCCGACGACGACCTGGTGCTGATTCATGACGGCGTCCGGCCGCTGTTCGACGCTGCCCTGATCGAGCCCCTGTTGGCGGCGGCGCGCGAAACGGGCGGTGCCATCGTCGGCGTGCCGGTCAAGGACACGGTCAAGGTGGTCGAAGACAGCCTGATTGCCGGAACGCCGCGGCGCGACCGGCTCTGGCTGGCTCAGACGCCACAGGCCTTCCCCTTTGCCGTCATCCGTGAGGCGCACGAGCGGGCGCTGGCCGACGGCCATGTCGGCACCGACGACGCTTCGCTGGTCGAGCGTCTGGGGCGGCCCGTGGCCGTGGTGCGCGGCGACTACCGCAATATCAAGATCACCACGCCGGAAGACCTGATTCTGGCCGAGGCACTGCTGGCGGCGCAGGAGGTGGACCGATGA
- the ispF gene encoding 2-C-methyl-D-erythritol 2,4-cyclodiphosphate synthase, whose protein sequence is MRIGHGYDVHRLVSGRRLVLGGVEIPWHFGLMGHSDADVLLHAICDAVLGAVGEGDIGRHFPDSDPAYKGIDSRKLLAETLAIAARRGFRVGNLDATIIAQRPKLAPYIGAMVETIAALCQVDIRQVNIKATTTEELGFAGRGEGIAAHAVVLMAEVDIGAELDV, encoded by the coding sequence ATGCGTATTGGACACGGATACGATGTGCACCGCCTGGTCTCCGGACGCAGGCTGGTTCTCGGAGGGGTGGAGATTCCCTGGCATTTCGGTCTGATGGGGCATTCGGACGCCGACGTGCTGCTGCACGCCATCTGCGATGCGGTTCTCGGTGCCGTGGGCGAAGGGGACATCGGCCGGCATTTTCCCGACAGCGATCCCGCCTACAAGGGGATTGACAGCCGCAAGCTGCTGGCGGAAACTCTCGCCATCGCCGCCCGGCGCGGTTTCCGGGTCGGCAATCTTGACGCCACCATCATCGCCCAGCGGCCGAAGCTGGCGCCGTACATCGGCGCCATGGTGGAGACGATCGCCGCCCTCTGCCAGGTCGACATCCGGCAGGTCAACATCAAGGCGACCACCACCGAGGAACTCGGTTTTGCCGGCCGCGGCGAAGGGATCGCCGCCCACGCCGTGGTGCTGATGGCCGAGGTCGACATCGGCGCCGAGCTGGACGTTTAA